A part of Candidatus Babeliaceae bacterium genomic DNA contains:
- the rplI gene encoding 50S ribosomal protein L9 encodes MKVFLLKDVEKVGIAGEIINVSDGYAANFLFPRKLAVVVTAENESSFANRIKVVEKRNEVIATKTSMLAEKIRSLDLILKKKLHDNNKLYGAISAHEIVDLLAQKGVSISKSQVEFDKSIKSQGVHEVVIKLSSQLRPTVKVKIVGE; translated from the coding sequence ATGAAAGTTTTTTTACTTAAAGATGTTGAAAAAGTTGGCATTGCCGGAGAGATTATTAATGTTTCTGATGGTTACGCGGCAAATTTTTTGTTTCCTAGGAAACTGGCCGTTGTTGTAACAGCTGAGAATGAATCGTCTTTCGCCAATAGAATTAAGGTTGTCGAAAAACGCAACGAAGTGATTGCCACAAAGACCTCGATGCTTGCTGAAAAAATAAGATCATTGGATCTTATTTTGAAAAAAAAGCTTCATGATAATAACAAGCTTTATGGTGCTATCAGTGCTCATGAAATTGTTGATCTTCTCGCTCAAAAGGGAGTTTCTATTTCTAAAAGTCAGGTTGAGTTTGATAAATCTATCAAATCACAAGGTGTGCACGAGGTAGTTATAAAACTTTCCTCACAATTGAGGCCGACCGTAAAAGTTAAGATTGTTGGAGAATAA
- the dnaA gene encoding chromosomal replication initiator protein DnaA — protein MNIIWQEFLKIVREEAGSRVVETWFKAVSLLKWDEHKKTVYLIAPNNYVQQWIKNHYLELIKKHLGRLLNENTITIVFTESLQPAIMSPASEQPETLIYKPAQSLMVKQPYSSNTHTTSLKTIKPRSLSINSIYLFDTFIVGPNNTLAFSAAHAVAEKPGKLYNPLFIYGASGLGKTHLLHAIGNHIQKSFKKINILYQSADRFVHEFINAIRFDKINHFEAKYKDLDLLLVDDIQFISNKEQTQEAFFHIFNMLHQAQKQIVFTSDTLPCDIAGLAERMKSRLEGGLIADIQIPQYETKIAILKQKAEKNNECLSDEVAHYIATYPFYNIRELEGALIRISAYASLTHQPITKDLAHKVLIKKQDDKKSIDLQKIMHHIARHFNYTQQELKSAKRNKDLVMARHIAMYFMKKLTHHSLKEISAFLDRSDHSTVIHAFDKIESCRQVDNNLCQTLTQIEKEIVT, from the coding sequence ATGAACATAATTTGGCAAGAATTTCTTAAAATCGTACGCGAAGAAGCTGGAAGCAGAGTTGTAGAAACATGGTTCAAGGCTGTTTCCCTATTAAAATGGGACGAACACAAAAAAACCGTGTATCTTATTGCGCCCAACAATTATGTTCAGCAATGGATCAAAAATCATTATCTAGAACTCATAAAAAAACATCTTGGACGCTTGCTTAACGAAAACACCATAACAATAGTATTTACCGAGTCTCTACAGCCAGCTATTATGAGTCCCGCAAGTGAACAGCCGGAAACACTCATCTATAAGCCAGCTCAATCACTTATGGTAAAGCAGCCGTATAGTAGCAACACGCATACAACTAGTCTCAAAACAATAAAACCTCGATCATTATCTATTAACTCTATCTATCTCTTTGATACATTTATTGTGGGACCAAATAACACCCTAGCATTTTCAGCTGCGCATGCTGTTGCAGAAAAACCGGGCAAATTATATAATCCACTTTTTATTTATGGCGCATCTGGTTTAGGCAAAACGCACCTATTGCACGCAATAGGCAATCACATACAAAAATCATTTAAAAAAATAAACATTCTCTACCAATCTGCCGATAGATTTGTTCATGAATTTATTAACGCGATACGATTTGATAAAATAAATCACTTCGAAGCAAAATACAAAGATCTTGATTTACTGTTGGTTGACGACATTCAATTTATTTCCAACAAAGAACAAACGCAGGAAGCTTTTTTTCATATTTTCAACATGCTCCATCAAGCGCAAAAACAAATCGTATTTACCAGCGACACATTGCCATGCGATATTGCCGGCCTGGCTGAGCGCATGAAATCACGCCTTGAAGGTGGCCTTATAGCCGACATACAAATTCCACAGTACGAAACAAAAATAGCGATTCTCAAACAAAAAGCAGAAAAAAATAACGAGTGCCTATCAGATGAAGTAGCGCATTACATAGCAACCTACCCCTTTTATAACATTAGGGAACTTGAAGGAGCACTTATTCGCATCAGCGCCTATGCATCATTAACGCATCAACCAATAACAAAAGATCTTGCGCATAAAGTGCTCATAAAAAAACAGGACGACAAAAAAAGTATCGATTTACAAAAAATCATGCACCATATCGCTCGCCATTTTAACTACACACAACAAGAACTAAAATCTGCAAAACGCAATAAAGATCTTGTCATGGCGCGCCACATCGCGATGTATTTCATGAAAAAACTCACGCATCATTCACTCAAAGAAATCAGCGCATTCTTAGACCGCTCTGACCACTCAACCGTCATCCACGCTTTTGACAAAATAGAAAGCTGCCGACAAGTCGACAACAATCTCTGCCAAACCCTCACGCAGATAGAAAAAGAAATAGTCACATAA